aaaacaggagagaaccgtgagtgagagaCCCGTGACTCACAGCATACCGACCAtttattactatctgggaaactgaataagccttgtagaatcctcgttctgatcccagtactaacctggtttcttgggaagagtcctgtgccaacttggagactgcaggaataattcgctctgcaccaatcttctctaccaaagtagccaagtgccgagcagtacactttcttactgcagcattcagatgacttttgaggaaaacagaaggaaaacaattagggcattcaaaaaaagaaggtaataactattaatccatccaatcaatgtatacagtacaacttttagcttctaaaaagaaacttaatacccttatgtatgatctaagtgcacaaccaaatgatcatattctatttgatggcttagtttgcaccagttattgtacatctgtaatttttaaacagaaaatgtttgcatgtcctctgtgagctagctaactagcctattctttaagtggtgtgaagggcagtttggatcagcagagcggagatggaacacaataaaaagaatatacaagaggataaataactaaaaatattgacagggtgtctacaggtttgaccaagtgaaaatttagacattttaagactttttaatactgttttccaaataaaattaaaaccaactcgcaagaacatacacgttaaaataaagcacaaaaactaactgattattagtttttgtgctttattttaacgtgtatgatcttgcgagttggctttaattttatttggaattttatttaattttatttggaatctaCCGATATCCGCCCCCGAATTTCAACACATGGCTGACGGAATTATTcctccctaaatttagctccgcaaatttaagatattttggttgaaaatttaagacaaaataagacttttcaaggccttatttgacaaaaattaaacttaataccatttaagactttttaaggacccgcggccaccctgattgatataggccagggcaatattttgaaagaacaatggagaagtaaaaattatctgaaagcctcagtttaaagctcactgcaggctaactgaccagagtcctccagcgagaagggcgttcatgctccgaatgggggtgcagttctgcaccatgctgtccagagctgtgtccacgtcctgcctgatgaaggcattggactccgctgctttgtggaggaggaccttagctgtagcctccacttcctggtccatccctttctgcaggctggagtacaactccctcaaggacaccaccgccatgcgggacacggcagagcgcaggtgcagcacctgcaggaaagacaacgttccagctcgtttcagccacatccaacactgccaccgccatcgtaataagtataatccaccactgcaatgtgttatgtaggcggaaataccttaatcactaattacagttagctatgccatctgaatttcaattagatgagaaatgtttttataaaaaaggaatttcaaagtgctatgctaactctgacttgactttgtcagcaacatcacctgtaatatgtacatgctcatggtgtctgccaattttagaattcagaccgatacacagtcagcaaatctagtggcttacctcttgaataagaacaatgcagacctcatgaagcctgctgccaagcacatcagagtgatgctgagccaatctacggattaacatcaacccttcaattttcttctccctgtataaagatattggacatagacacacactgtaaccatcggctactgcaagaaaaaatgctacaagaaaagggacaaagaggaaaaaacttcactaaatacatgcatacttaccatatatgcagaacaccataaatgacttgctgtttaacctgccctagccaaatgcttcagaattttgcaggtgtgacttaccagtcatcagagctaagcagactgaagctctgagcgagagcgaggtctggtttggagaagggccgtaaagtctgctgcgAGTAGGGATCCTTCCGgggagttcctggtttgagttcatctagagaggaataccaatcaatcaatcaatcaaaatgtatttatatagcgctttttacaacagttgttgtcacaaagcagctttacaagtgtcccaaTAAGTGTTAACTGCTATAAATGCATGACAGGcaccataaaacaaaagacactcacactttaccagaacccaaacaaactgactaggacttttagggctatcagctcaactttggtcaaatcagcctgaagacagcaaaacattattcaacatggagaactagatttaaaacattgtgttgtgtaatgcagtgttaacagcaaaccaattccaacctctgccaattactccttcagacatgtcgtcagcaggggacgccctggtgctttgcacttgagatcctgaaaagcacaatacatattaacacatactctatcaaaaatctcaaatataacttctggtttcatagtggtttcttcatggtgcagaaaaacaatgttaatgggtgcaggtatagcaatgtacaagaggatcagcaggggctttttgtttgtagtatagggctttcaaagcagtttttacttttttaatacttttttcttttactttttttgttgttgttgctgcaacaaatggtttggatgccatttccaggagagcaaaagagtgagctcacctttggcaggcctgaaggcacggagtggctctcggccagcaggtttggtgagtggaggcaACATTGCTTCTCTGCCACTCGCATTCACCTTAGCCCGCTTCTTAGCCACTCTTTTACGCAAGAGGCGCAGGGAGTTCATCATCTGAAAAATAAAGAGTCTGTCAGCCCAAGTGCAACTGCCCATACCCACTATATCCGTCAAGTACAAGTACATACAACAATACTATACAAGTATTGAATGACCAAAGAAACACAAATTTTGCCCAGTTTAAAGCTGGATCCTCCCTGTATGTTAGGTAAATGACATTTACTGGGTCTATTATTATTAACTACATATCAATGCCTTGATGCCAGaatatatgaagagtttggttccgaaACGCGATAAatgcagttaaaaaaaaaaagagttagaatcagaatggtatgtgaccactcttgaaaagccaatattcaatttttatcaaaacgccacatccgccgtgtaatactgccctgctttctctctttccttccaaaatgcaacaatcgccaatcctgatttcccgcagtacgccacatctccactcatccaatcacagtgCACCACCAGATACGGAATGTAAACATCATAGCacgcgacctgttgagccgccCGGCATTTCATGTAGcttactttgttaaaatatgtctcgtttttcactctcaaagtccgcaaaaatgaacggttttgatgatatagaggagcctgttcgtatAGCAGTTATTGGAAAAAgagatatatttattttattttatcaatGCCCAGGTTCTGACCAGTCCCACTGTCGGCGGCAGAATATCAGCGGCAGACTATCCAGCCCCTAACCGAGAATCGTTACATCGCCGCGAAATAGACGGACTGGCTAAAGTGCGCACGTTTAgctcgcaaaattatcaaacgtggaaaagatttagctctgtgactcatgtacaaacactgtttgctgggggttgttcATAACCAAGCTAGGAGCAgggttattatattataataatataaatttatatattatatgaatttgtgtttttaggcccaatggtcaaactattatattaagatgtacaatttacagttatttattattgtattttgcacattttcagtcaaaaaaaatttctAATAATGACAAAGGATAtataagacattttgaaaaaaacatggcatggatttattgcgttttgtgaaaaaatgaattgttttttttaaataaatctttaaatattaaaatcttgatttaatttgtttgtgtttttttaaccttagtatggtatttgatagtttgaaacaaaaaactgtggttttcagcctaccacttaaagaaaacacatttttactcaaattgatcaaaatggatttatagcgttttggaaccaaactcttcatatcttAACTAggttaatttatttattcacagccACCATATACCCAAAGGGAGATGGATACTCTCAACCAGACAATGCTCCCTCTCATAGTGCTAGGACTATGTTGATATCCTTAACAACTGAGATAAACGCAAATGTAGCATCAGCAGAAGGAAACATCATCTCATCATATTTGGACACCTAAGCAAAGCATATCGCATGCATGGTCAGATTTAATACTGGGATGCTACAGGGCCTTTATTATGTAAACACAGACGTTAGGTTTGTCAGCTTATATTAGGaccaatgctgtgtttatgcattaaaatccagaaagtacaacacttgagtaacatttgcagGCAGCAACCAAAGAAATCTATCAGTTATGTTGTATCAGTTGGTGTAATCAGttggtgtatttgtatgtattttaaatgttttatgctatgtaaaattctacatgttttttctttatgagttgggcatatattgtactttttagcctctatacagcactttggttgactccgtcataaaaaatgtgctttataaataaacttacttacttactagttAAACTAATGCATCTGAGACTGAGATACTCCAACTATGTACAACATGATATATGTTCCTActgacctcctccttgtccaCTGGCTCCTCATCTGGGTCATGTATGAGGGCGAGGTCCAGGTGGAGGTTCCTGCCAGgcttctcctcctgcagggcttccactggggaggtgggcggagaaggtctcatcagtcctgacgaggtccctctcgtgcgtgaagtgagcacaggcagtttggaacacctgctggagccaaattcacctgcatgggtgaataaggccattagcagaaattacctcaccataacatttctcagtgccttagtactacgttgcatgtttctttatctgaaagtgccactgaaatatgattcaagcaagatggaccgagaacggcaacttctcatatgcatcttgctacaattcatgtaatggcagcacaatgaagtagtactgaataactgaaagcagggcatccgtgagcccagaagcaggaagacatttatcagagcttcagtatatgtgtgacccagttttacaatttgattcaatttaattattttggcacaattcagaattattttaattctgatactggtagatacattagcctagctctgctaatggctagcacatctcgcctctgctagacactgttccattactgagtgaaaccatgtcagatgaagatcatcaaatttgaatttaagtattttgtacatttgacaagtggtgactataaatgatctacgtatatgcacatttgttggttaaaattaaattcatatagAATATATGACCACAAAATTAGATCTGCTCATCAATTTACCACTGACGTGGGAACAAGTGCAAGACAAGCTTAGTGCAAGACCAACTTAACTTAAGCGGGCACCCAAATAACCAgccatgcctcactgtgtgtgcctagCACGTTCTTAGCAACGTAGCCATGCACTCACCAGTACTGTCCCTCCACGGGCCCGGGTCTCTGCGCCGAGGGCTTGTATCTCGCTGCACTCCCGGAAGAGTGGccagagggtaggagggcagtaggaaatacccgggggggttcccaggtagcaagcggctggatttgggcaaacctgcgtgggaaagggcatccatgctcatgagtttagctccgctcacttgacacctg
This is a stretch of genomic DNA from Brachyhypopomus gauderio isolate BG-103 unplaced genomic scaffold, BGAUD_0.2 sc34, whole genome shotgun sequence. It encodes these proteins:
- the LOC143485473 gene encoding uncharacterized protein LOC143485473; translation: MSFYPRTTDQPRPGQEQNHFKDTPGFTTHGVPYNPQATVIHTDPCGPAPFPHRRTAGPSDVGHVNIPVEGPLHTGEVGSSRCSKLPVLTSRTRVTRSGLMRPSPPTITMLPPLPKPAGREPLRAFRPAKGSVEPPQLHSPGWRRERVGRLHGSSRHLQPLLPDIFEAANPSDAGRGLPKSSRLLPGNPPGYFLLPSYPLATLPGVQRDTSPRRRDPGPWRDSTGEFGSSRCSKLPVLTSRTRGTSSGLMRPSPPTSPVEALQEEKPGRNLHLDLALIHDPDEEPVDKEEMMNSLRLLRKRVAKKRAKVNASGREAMLPPLTKPAGREPLRAFRPAKGSQVQSTRASPADDMSEGVIGRGWNWFAVNTALHNTMF